One Thermococcus sp. DNA segment encodes these proteins:
- a CDS encoding FAD-binding oxidoreductase, whose translation MPTRSLPERSEITIVGGGIVGVTIAHELAKRGEDVTVIEKRFIGSGSTFRCGTGIRQQFNDEANVRTMKRSVELWRKYSEEYGFSFEQTGYLFLLYDDDEVEEFKRNIAIQNRFGVPTRLITSEEAKEIVPLIDISEVIAASWNPTDGKADPFYATAAFALNAERFGAKLVEYTEVKDFIVENGKIKGLKTNWGVIRTGTVINATNAWAKLINAMAGIGVKIPIEPYKHQAVITQPIKRGSIKPMVISFKYGHAYLTQTAHGGIVGGVGYELGPTYDLSPTYEFMREVSYYFTKIVPALRELLILRTWAGYYAKTPDSNPTIGKIEELDDYYIAAGFSGHGFMMAPAVAEMMAELVTKGRTDLPVNWYDPYRFERGELRGQALQMG comes from the coding sequence ATGCCGACTAGGAGTTTACCCGAAAGGAGCGAGATAACCATCGTAGGCGGTGGGATAGTAGGGGTTACAATCGCCCACGAGTTAGCGAAGCGAGGCGAAGACGTCACGGTTATCGAGAAGCGCTTCATAGGTTCGGGCTCGACCTTCCGCTGTGGAACGGGAATAAGGCAGCAGTTCAACGATGAGGCAAACGTACGGACTATGAAGCGCTCCGTCGAACTGTGGAGGAAATACAGCGAGGAGTACGGCTTCTCCTTCGAGCAGACTGGCTACCTCTTCCTGCTCTACGACGACGATGAAGTAGAGGAGTTCAAGCGCAACATAGCCATCCAGAACCGCTTTGGCGTCCCCACGAGACTGATAACATCTGAGGAGGCCAAGGAGATAGTGCCGCTCATCGACATAAGCGAGGTTATCGCCGCTTCCTGGAACCCCACCGACGGAAAGGCAGATCCGTTCTACGCCACCGCCGCCTTTGCCCTTAACGCCGAGCGCTTCGGTGCCAAACTCGTCGAGTACACGGAGGTCAAGGACTTCATAGTTGAAAACGGCAAGATTAAAGGCCTGAAGACGAACTGGGGGGTTATTAGGACCGGCACCGTCATCAACGCCACCAACGCGTGGGCCAAGCTCATCAACGCGATGGCCGGGATAGGCGTTAAAATCCCGATTGAGCCGTACAAGCACCAGGCGGTAATCACCCAGCCGATAAAGAGGGGCTCTATAAAGCCGATGGTCATCTCCTTCAAGTACGGGCACGCATACCTAACCCAGACCGCCCACGGCGGCATCGTTGGAGGCGTTGGTTATGAACTCGGCCCGACCTACGACCTCAGCCCGACCTACGAATTTATGCGCGAGGTGAGCTACTACTTCACCAAGATAGTTCCAGCTTTGCGTGAGCTCCTCATACTGAGGACGTGGGCAGGCTACTACGCCAAAACCCCAGACAGCAACCCCACCATCGGAAAAATCGAGGAGCTGGACGACTACTACATCGCGGCTGGATTTTCAGGCCACGGCTTCATGATGGCGCCGGCGGTTGCAGAGATGATGGCCGAACTCGTGACGAAGGGAAGAACGGACCTTCCAGTGAACTGGTACGACCCATACCGCTTCGAGCGTGGAGAACTGCGCGGACAGGCACTCCAGATGGGGTGA
- a CDS encoding FAD-dependent oxidoreductase: MRTLDLTEKDPSKRITIYFEGEEYEAYEGEKFPVAMLANGVYWLTISTEGRHRGAFTFGPVPLTVNGVKNINGRKLRVRDGMRIKRQSYDEFQEQVNVDRDKPVLRYVVDVAVIGAGPAGLGAVEEIGGKLTVALIEERGWLGGDMWLKGVEQEDFGDPRGAIEKLTNFPENVRVFLSTAALGVFDRGEYLLVPAVRKDQLIEVMAKRIVIATGAVDSIMLFENNDYPGVFRRSDALEVINVWGVAPGRRVAVVGAFPEEVLPELERWGIEYVVVPNPRRVEGVGRVERLIDGNGNVYEVDAVIMADGRIPDINPVTQAGGKLRFKRGYYTPVLDDRHRIREGIYVAGSAVSVKPHHANYLEGKLVGANVLKEFGFEAEPCTYRERLREYEPVGRQIPRFPLDEFRGEDVQICGCGVTLKKVDDVVKSGITDLQIIKRLTHLAMGFCQGRFCLFNGALLASQRNGTPMGELDMPVARPPIKNVRMKVPAGRD, translated from the coding sequence ATGAGAACGCTCGACCTGACCGAGAAGGACCCTTCTAAGAGGATCACCATCTATTTTGAGGGAGAGGAATACGAAGCCTATGAAGGCGAGAAGTTCCCCGTCGCAATGCTCGCTAACGGTGTTTACTGGCTCACAATCAGTACAGAGGGAAGACACAGGGGCGCCTTCACCTTCGGCCCGGTCCCCCTAACCGTTAACGGCGTTAAAAACATCAACGGGAGAAAGCTAAGGGTCAGAGACGGTATGAGAATAAAGAGACAGTCCTACGATGAGTTCCAGGAACAGGTGAACGTGGATAGGGACAAGCCGGTCCTCCGTTATGTCGTGGACGTTGCCGTTATAGGCGCCGGTCCCGCGGGTCTTGGAGCCGTTGAGGAGATCGGGGGAAAACTCACCGTTGCACTCATCGAGGAGAGGGGCTGGCTTGGTGGGGACATGTGGCTCAAGGGCGTTGAACAGGAGGACTTTGGGGATCCAAGGGGAGCCATTGAAAAGTTAACCAATTTTCCGGAGAACGTTCGCGTCTTCCTCAGTACAGCCGCCCTGGGAGTTTTTGACAGGGGAGAGTATCTCCTAGTCCCAGCCGTGAGGAAAGACCAGCTCATCGAGGTGATGGCCAAACGCATCGTCATCGCCACTGGGGCCGTCGACTCGATAATGCTCTTCGAAAACAACGACTATCCGGGTGTATTCAGAAGGAGCGATGCCCTGGAGGTCATCAATGTCTGGGGAGTCGCTCCGGGAAGAAGGGTCGCCGTCGTTGGGGCGTTCCCTGAGGAAGTACTCCCCGAACTGGAACGCTGGGGCATAGAGTATGTTGTCGTGCCAAATCCCAGACGCGTCGAAGGTGTGGGTAGGGTTGAACGCCTCATCGACGGGAACGGCAACGTCTACGAGGTCGACGCCGTGATAATGGCCGACGGAAGAATCCCGGACATAAACCCAGTCACACAGGCCGGTGGAAAACTCAGGTTCAAGCGCGGTTATTACACCCCGGTTCTCGATGACCGACACAGGATAAGGGAAGGGATATACGTCGCGGGGAGTGCGGTGAGTGTAAAGCCCCACCACGCGAACTACCTAGAAGGGAAGCTCGTCGGGGCTAACGTCCTCAAGGAGTTCGGCTTTGAGGCCGAGCCCTGCACCTATAGGGAGAGACTGAGGGAGTACGAGCCCGTGGGCAGACAGATACCCAGGTTCCCGCTCGACGAGTTCAGGGGGGAGGACGTGCAGATATGCGGCTGCGGAGTCACCCTCAAAAAGGTTGACGACGTGGTGAAGAGCGGCATAACAGACCTGCAGATAATTAAACGCCTCACCCACCTGGCCATGGGATTCTGCCAGGGCCGTTTCTGCCTCTTCAACGGTGCCCTCCTAGCCTCACAGAGGAATGGAACGCCAATGGGAGAGCTCGACATGCCCGTCGCAAGGCCTCCCATAAAGAACGTCAGGATGAAGGTCCCCGCGGGGAGGGATTAA